A single Nostoc sp. PCC 7107 DNA region contains:
- the sfsA gene encoding DNA/RNA nuclease SfsA — MLDWLYRYPTLYPGVLLKRYKRFFADVQLADGQIVTAHCPNTGPMTGVSTLGSLVQLSKSDNPNRKLAYTLELIQVQDNEPTWVGVNTALPNRIVKLALAKYLFPELGNYSQIKGEVVYGLDKKSRVDFLLTGSDTERPIYLEVKNTTWAQGTLALFPDTETTRGQKHLRELMALLPLTRSVMLYFINRSDCTEFAPGDTTDPVYGQLLRQAIALGLEVLPCRFDISPEGIRYLGLAKLII, encoded by the coding sequence ATGCTTGATTGGCTTTATCGTTACCCTACTCTTTACCCTGGTGTTTTACTAAAGCGTTACAAGCGCTTTTTTGCTGATGTGCAACTTGCTGATGGCCAAATAGTAACCGCACATTGTCCCAATACAGGGCCAATGACGGGAGTCTCAACCCTCGGTAGTTTGGTGCAGTTATCTAAAAGTGATAATCCTAACCGTAAACTGGCTTACACCCTCGAACTAATTCAAGTACAAGATAACGAACCAACTTGGGTAGGTGTAAATACAGCCTTACCTAATCGCATCGTTAAACTAGCTTTAGCAAAATATTTATTTCCAGAATTAGGGAATTACAGCCAAATTAAAGGTGAAGTGGTTTATGGCTTAGATAAAAAAAGTCGTGTAGATTTTTTGTTAACAGGTAGTGATACAGAACGCCCGATATACTTAGAAGTAAAAAATACAACTTGGGCGCAAGGAACTTTAGCATTATTTCCCGATACAGAAACCACCAGAGGACAAAAACACTTACGAGAATTAATGGCGCTGTTACCATTAACACGTTCTGTCATGTTGTATTTTATTAACCGGAGTGATTGTACAGAATTTGCCCCTGGTGATACTACAGATCCAGTATATGGGCAGTTATTACGGCAAGCGATCGCCCTCGGTTTAGAAGTATTACCTTGTCGCTTTGATATCTCACCCGAAGGTATCCGTTATTTAGGTTTGGCAAAACTCATCATTTAA
- a CDS encoding ribulose bisphosphate carboxylase small subunit yields the protein MSYYIAPRFLDKIAVHITKNFLNLPGVRVPLILGIHGRKGEGKTFQCELAFEKMGVEVTLISGGELESPDAGDPARLIRLRYRETAEQVKVRGRMCVLMINDLDAGAGRFDEGTQYTVNTQLVNATLMNIADNPTDVQLPGSYDSNPIRRVPIIVTGNDFSTLYAPLIRDGRMEKFYWEPNRDEKVGIVGGIFVEDGLSSREVEQFVDTFPNQSIDFFSAVRSRIYDEQIRKFIHEIGFENISLRVVNSVEGPPTFKKPNFNLSHLIESGHFMVGEQKRVENSQLVDEYNRLNRGRSYQVAPPKVETPISQPSTNGSRQLEPLNTHVSLETQEQIRQILSQGHKVTFEHVDERRFRTGAWQSCGTIHIDAESDAISTLESHLAEYSGEYVRLVGIDPKAKRRVVETIIQRPKGNN from the coding sequence ATGAGTTATTATATTGCTCCTCGATTTTTAGATAAAATTGCTGTTCACATCACCAAGAACTTCTTAAATCTTCCTGGTGTGAGAGTACCTTTGATTTTAGGCATTCATGGACGTAAAGGTGAAGGAAAAACCTTTCAGTGTGAGTTAGCTTTTGAAAAAATGGGTGTGGAAGTCACACTGATTTCTGGTGGTGAATTGGAAAGTCCAGATGCAGGAGATCCGGCGCGGTTGATTCGGTTGCGATATCGGGAAACAGCAGAACAAGTCAAAGTGCGCGGTAGAATGTGCGTGCTGATGATTAACGACTTAGATGCAGGTGCAGGACGCTTTGATGAAGGTACTCAATATACTGTAAACACACAGTTGGTCAATGCCACACTGATGAATATTGCAGATAATCCCACAGATGTACAATTGCCGGGAAGTTATGACTCAAACCCGATACGGCGTGTACCAATTATTGTGACAGGTAATGATTTTTCCACTTTGTATGCACCGTTAATTCGGGACGGACGGATGGAAAAATTTTATTGGGAACCTAACCGTGATGAAAAAGTGGGAATTGTCGGTGGGATTTTTGTCGAAGATGGACTTTCATCGCGGGAAGTTGAACAGTTTGTTGATACCTTCCCGAATCAATCAATAGACTTTTTTAGTGCTGTGCGTTCCCGAATTTATGACGAACAAATCCGGAAATTTATCCATGAAATAGGATTTGAAAATATATCTTTGCGTGTGGTAAATAGCGTGGAAGGGCCACCAACATTTAAAAAGCCAAATTTCAACTTGTCTCATTTAATTGAGTCTGGTCATTTTATGGTGGGTGAACAAAAACGGGTGGAAAATTCGCAGTTGGTGGATGAATATAATCGCTTGAATCGAGGTAGAAGTTATCAAGTAGCGCCACCAAAGGTAGAAACACCAATTAGTCAGCCATCTACTAATGGATCTCGTCAACTGGAACCATTAAATACTCATGTATCTCTAGAAACACAAGAACAAATTCGGCAAATTTTATCTCAAGGTCACAAAGTTACTTTTGAACATGTAGATGAACGCCGTTTCCGCACAGGTGCTTGGCAGAGTTGCGGTACAATTCACATCGATGCTGAATCTGATGCGATCTCAACTTTAGAGTCACATCTGGCTGAATATAGCGGTGAGTATGTGCGTTTGGTCGGAATTGATCCAAAAGCGAAGCGAAGAGTTGTGGAAACAATTATTCAACGTCCGAAGGGAAATAATTAG
- a CDS encoding helix-turn-helix transcriptional regulator produces MAGGESQTPVTLSDRELQIIDLVAAGLTNQEIAAKLEISKRTVDNHISNILTKTQTENRVALVRWALQWGKVCLNDVNCCTLPNQNE; encoded by the coding sequence ATGGCTGGTGGCGAGTCTCAGACCCCTGTTACTCTGTCTGACAGAGAACTGCAAATTATCGACTTAGTGGCCGCTGGCTTAACTAACCAAGAAATTGCAGCAAAACTAGAAATTAGCAAGCGAACAGTTGATAACCACATCAGCAATATTCTCACCAAAACCCAAACTGAAAACCGAGTGGCTCTCGTCCGCTGGGCTTTACAGTGGGGTAAGGTTTGCTTGAATGATGTGAATTGCTGTACCTTGCCTAACCAGAACGAGTGA
- a CDS encoding carbohydrate kinase, which translates to MSNPRVLCLGEILFDCLADQLGLKLEEVKSWTPYPGGAPANVACALVKLGTSAGFVGAVGEDEPGNALVELLQEVGVDITGVQRHPTAPTRQVYVVRDLAGDRTFAGFGQYDTSEFADTRLQAKQLPVSLFQEADFLVLGTLELAYPDSEQAVYRALDLAEQFDMKIVLDVNWRPVFWQDENIARQKIQNIFKRVDFLKLSKEEAEWLFDTADAGAITYRLNSVEGVLVTDGDKGCAYCLGGNEGVLPSFPVKVADTTGAGDSFLAGFIHQLSQHGIQKLADADTAKRIVTYASAVGALTTIKPGAIASQPTAAEVESFLTAHQL; encoded by the coding sequence ATGAGCAATCCCCGTGTTTTGTGTCTTGGTGAAATTCTCTTTGATTGTTTAGCCGATCAATTAGGGCTAAAGCTAGAGGAGGTAAAGTCTTGGACTCCTTATCCCGGAGGAGCGCCAGCTAATGTGGCCTGTGCTTTGGTGAAACTGGGAACTTCCGCCGGATTTGTCGGAGCCGTGGGTGAGGATGAACCGGGAAATGCGCTGGTTGAGTTACTACAAGAAGTTGGGGTAGATATAACGGGTGTACAACGCCATCCGACTGCGCCAACGCGACAGGTGTATGTGGTGCGTGATTTAGCTGGCGATCGCACTTTCGCTGGCTTTGGTCAATATGATACATCTGAATTTGCCGACACCCGTCTACAAGCCAAGCAATTACCTGTTTCGCTGTTTCAAGAGGCAGATTTTCTCGTTTTGGGTACTTTAGAATTAGCTTATCCTGACAGCGAACAGGCAGTTTATCGCGCTTTAGATCTGGCAGAACAATTCGACATGAAAATCGTGCTAGATGTAAATTGGCGACCAGTATTTTGGCAAGACGAAAATATCGCGCGGCAAAAAATTCAAAACATATTTAAGCGCGTTGACTTTCTCAAACTCTCTAAAGAGGAAGCCGAATGGTTATTTGATACCGCAGATGCAGGAGCTATTACTTACCGTTTAAATTCTGTGGAAGGAGTGCTGGTGACAGATGGTGACAAGGGTTGTGCTTATTGTTTAGGTGGAAACGAAGGTGTATTACCTTCTTTTCCTGTAAAAGTAGCTGACACAACTGGCGCAGGAGATAGCTTTTTGGCAGGATTTATCCATCAACTAAGTCAGCATGGTATTCAGAAATTAGCAGATGCTGATACAGCCAAGCGGATTGTTACCTATGCTAGTGCTGTGGGAGCATTGACTACAATTAAACCAGGAGCGATCGCCTCTCAACCCACCGCCGCAGAAGTCGAATCTTTTCTCACGGCTCATCAACTTTAA
- a CDS encoding GDSL-type esterase/lipase family protein, whose protein sequence is MDIKPLSEVRICFLGESFVNGTGDPECLGWTGRICVNANKKGYDITYYNLGVRRETSTELKNRWHREVTYRLPKEYDGKLVFSFGVNDTTLENGKTRVSIAESLNNIRDILSIAKQLYPILMISPPPCAETEQNQRIGNLAQEFSLVCQQLNVPYLNVFPILIKSNTWIEEAQNYDGAHPRGAGYAELAEIVDNWEAWLNWFK, encoded by the coding sequence ATGGATATAAAACCTCTATCTGAAGTGAGAATTTGCTTTTTAGGCGAATCCTTTGTTAACGGAACAGGCGACCCAGAATGTCTTGGTTGGACAGGTAGAATTTGTGTAAATGCTAATAAAAAAGGTTATGACATCACCTATTATAATTTAGGTGTAAGGAGAGAAACGAGTACTGAACTGAAAAATCGTTGGCATAGAGAAGTTACTTATCGTTTACCAAAAGAATATGATGGTAAACTTGTATTCTCTTTTGGAGTAAATGACACAACTCTAGAGAATGGTAAAACTCGCGTTTCTATTGCAGAATCACTCAACAATATTCGTGATATTTTGAGCATAGCTAAACAGTTATATCCTATTTTAATGATTAGTCCGCCACCATGTGCAGAGACAGAACAAAATCAACGAATTGGTAACTTAGCCCAAGAATTTTCTTTAGTGTGTCAGCAATTAAATGTGCCTTATCTCAACGTTTTTCCGATATTAATTAAATCAAACACCTGGATAGAAGAAGCACAAAATTATGATGGCGCTCATCCGCGAGGCGCAGGCTATGCTGAACTTGCTGAAATTGTTGATAATTGGGAAGCTTGGTTAAATTGGTTTAAATAA
- a CDS encoding DUF6391 domain-containing protein, translating into METSASVQGSLSSFNFFNFDFTTPQSTLDADLVRQLSFVPGLKEILMLRQVHALEHATVWVLSETKNAHTPPGRPNTIQLDNELLGGLSTDQGFYLYGEVNISNLRRAVSQALYRLTHGEWDLAVHPRCGTNLSVTMLLTAGLAVGVNLLLPFRPVEQLIGLGLAATTAAEIAPDIGSIAQRYLTTAIPFNLIVENITVTRDVWGRQGHFVKVKWRELNL; encoded by the coding sequence ATGGAAACTTCTGCTTCTGTTCAAGGTAGCTTGTCTTCTTTTAATTTTTTTAACTTTGACTTCACTACGCCTCAATCTACTTTAGACGCTGATTTAGTCAGACAGCTATCATTTGTTCCGGGTTTGAAAGAAATACTTATGCTGCGGCAAGTTCACGCCTTAGAACATGCTACAGTCTGGGTTCTGAGTGAAACAAAAAACGCCCATACTCCCCCAGGAAGACCAAATACAATTCAACTTGATAACGAATTATTGGGCGGTTTATCCACTGATCAAGGATTTTACCTCTATGGCGAAGTGAATATTAGCAACTTGCGGCGTGCGGTCAGCCAAGCCCTGTATCGCCTAACGCATGGTGAATGGGATTTAGCAGTACATCCCCGTTGTGGTACGAATTTATCTGTAACAATGTTGTTAACAGCTGGACTAGCTGTAGGTGTGAATTTGTTGTTACCTTTCCGGCCAGTTGAACAATTAATTGGTTTAGGACTAGCAGCTACAACAGCAGCAGAAATTGCCCCAGATATAGGTTCCATCGCTCAACGTTATCTGACAACGGCTATTCCTTTTAACCTGATAGTTGAAAATATTACTGTGACTCGTGATGTTTGGGGCAGGCAAGGACATTTTGTCAAGGTAAAATGGCGAGAACTTAATTTGTAA
- a CDS encoding glycosyltransferase, protein MRKLYFLLPGTSGKFACGGLWAELKTLKLAQQICSAEVVTYRQREPDKIFLNDLLKAQNLNDVIFIISWGFDVAKLANNLKRQNVVYHAHSSGYNFNLPASIPIITVSRNTLGYWGQKSPNTLIYYLPNEISPEFQNLHLNRDIDVLVQARKSSEYLLTELIPTLKQKCNVQVVDSYVEDLPGLFNRAKVYLYDSAEYWAQQAVSEGFGLQPMEALACGCQVFSSVNGGLSDYLDPGFNCYKIAGYSQEYDVARILKAIQASSGLSLSEQVLNEYRYENILQRLEVILDELNEFFDHKQHYQSNIKNLTQIRLKRLIIKSIYKKVKKKYFQG, encoded by the coding sequence ATGCGAAAACTTTACTTTCTACTTCCTGGAACCAGTGGTAAGTTTGCCTGTGGTGGTCTCTGGGCAGAACTAAAAACATTGAAACTTGCTCAACAAATTTGTAGTGCAGAAGTTGTCACTTACCGCCAAAGGGAACCAGATAAGATATTTTTAAATGACTTGCTCAAAGCACAAAATTTAAATGATGTAATTTTTATCATTAGTTGGGGATTTGATGTTGCTAAATTAGCTAACAACCTGAAGCGACAAAATGTAGTTTATCATGCCCACAGTTCTGGTTACAACTTTAATTTACCTGCAAGTATTCCCATTATTACTGTGAGTCGCAACACATTGGGTTATTGGGGTCAAAAATCTCCCAATACACTAATTTATTATTTACCAAATGAAATTAGCCCTGAATTTCAAAATTTACATTTGAATCGAGATATTGATGTGTTAGTTCAGGCGCGAAAATCTTCTGAGTATTTATTAACAGAGTTAATTCCCACATTAAAACAAAAATGCAATGTGCAGGTAGTTGATTCTTATGTAGAAGATTTACCAGGATTATTTAATCGGGCGAAGGTTTACCTTTACGATTCCGCGGAATACTGGGCGCAACAGGCGGTAAGCGAAGGCTTTGGACTGCAACCAATGGAAGCTTTGGCTTGTGGATGTCAGGTATTTTCTAGCGTTAATGGTGGGCTTTCAGATTATTTAGATCCAGGATTTAATTGTTATAAAATTGCTGGGTATTCCCAAGAATATGATGTTGCCAGAATTCTTAAAGCAATTCAAGCTTCATCAGGTTTAAGTTTGTCAGAACAGGTGCTGAATGAGTACCGCTATGAAAATATTCTTCAGAGACTAGAAGTAATTTTAGATGAATTAAATGAGTTTTTTGACCACAAACAGCATTATCAATCTAATATCAAAAATTTGACGCAAATAAGATTAAAAAGATTAATCATTAAAAGTATATATAAGAAAGTGAAGAAAAAATATTTTCAGGGTTAA